The Suncus etruscus isolate mSunEtr1 chromosome 7, mSunEtr1.pri.cur, whole genome shotgun sequence genome includes a window with the following:
- the LOC126014240 gene encoding left-right determination factor 1-like translates to MRLWGFCWALWAMASPGAPLTGEQILGSLLQQLHLSEVPVLDQADVEQLVTPAYVRAQYVALLRDSHQAHSRGKRFSQHFREVAGRSLVSEASTYLLVFGMEQRLPAHHELVQAALRLFQEPVAKAALRKLERLSPRGARARVTVEWLRVRADGSNRTALVDSRLVSVHESGWKTFDVTEAVNFWQQLSGPRPPLLLQVSVQREHLGPPQASGAHRLVRFAAQGQGAPGRPEPQLELHTLDLKDYGAQGNCDPETPTRGSTRCCRQEMYIDLQGLKWAENWVLEPPGFLAYECVGTCLQPPEPLTFKWPFLGPRQCIASETTSLPMIVSIKEGGRLRPQVVSLPNMRVQKCSCASDGAPVPRKLEP, encoded by the exons ATGAGGCTGTGGGGTTTCTGCTGGGCACTCTGGGCAATGGCCAGCCCAGGGGCGCCGCTGACTGGGGAGCAGATCCTGGGCAGCCTGCTACAGCAGCTGCACCTAAGCGAGGTGCCCGTCCTGGACCAGGCCGATGTGGAGCAGCTGGTGACCCCGGCCTACGTGAGGGCCCAGTACGTGGCGCTGCTGCGGGACAGCCACCAGGCCCACTCTCGAGGGAAGAGGTTCAGCCAGCACTTCCGAG agGTGGCCGGCAGGTCCCTGGTGTCCGAGGCGTCCACCTACCTGCTGGTGTTCGGCATGGAGCAGCGGCTGCCGGCGCACCACGAGCTGGTGCAGGCCGCGCTGCGCCTCTTCCAGGAGCCCGTGGCCAAGGCGGCGCTGCGCAAGCTGGAGCGCCTGTCCCCGCGCGGCGCCCGCGCCCGGGTCACCGTCGAGTGGCTGCGCGTCCGCGCCGACGGCTCCAACCGCACGGCGCTCGTCGACTCCAG GCTGGTGTCCGTGCACGAGAGCGGCTGGAAGACCTTCGACGTGACCGAGGCGGTGAACTTCTGGCAGCAGCTGAGCGGGCCGcggccgccgctgctgctgcagGTGTCGGTGCAGCGCGAGCACCTGGGCCCGCCGCAGGCCTCCGGCGCGCACCGGCTGGTTCGCTTCGCCGCGCAGGGCCAGGGCGCGCCGGGTCGGCCCGAGCCGCAGCTGGAGCTACATACGCTGGACCTCAAGGACTATGG GGCCCAGGGCAACTGTGACCCTGAGACACCCACGAGAGGGAGTACCCGCTGCTGCCGTCAAGAGATGTACATTGACCTGCAGGGCTTGAAGTGGGCCGAGAACTGGGTCCTGGAGCCCCCCGGCTTCCTGGCCTATGAGTGTGTGGGCACCTGCCTGCAGCCTCCGGAACCCCTGACCTTCAAGTGGCCCTTTCTGGGTCCCCGGCAGTGCATTGCCTCGGAGACCACCTCCCTGCCCATGATTGTGAGCATCAAAGAGGGTGGCCGGCTCAGGCCCCAAGTGGTCAGCCTGCCCAACATGAGGGTGCAGAAGTGCAGCTGTGCCTCAGATGGGGCACCTGTGCCCAGGAAGCTGGAGCCGTAG